In Aedes albopictus strain Foshan chromosome 3, AalbF5, whole genome shotgun sequence, the following are encoded in one genomic region:
- the LOC115270335 gene encoding translocon-associated protein subunit delta-like, whose translation MNPKAVLLFALVTVSASLCRASSCTSPEVKSSFFSTSDATIVSQIAFVTEFSLKCSNAGAEKLPLFAEVGGKLAPVVRVGDGKYQVSWNEEIKKASSGKYTIRLFDEESFAAVRKAQRAGEDIQSVKALTNVVVSFPGAYKGPWINSEILASGVVGFVAYVAFSTRSKLLA comes from the coding sequence ATGAACCCGAAAGCCGTTCTCCTGTTCGCCTTGGTGACCGTTTCGGCTTCCCTGTGCCGGGCCAGTTCCTGCACCAGTCCGGAGGTCAAGTCGAGCTTCTTCTCCACCTCGGATGCCACCATCGTGAGCCAGATCGCCTTCGTGACGGAGTTTAGCCTCAAGTGCTCCAATGCCGGTGCGGAGAAGCTTCCGCTATTTGCCGAGGTCGGCGGAAAGCTGGCTCCGGTGGTGCGCGTTGGCGACGGAAAGTACCAGGTCAGCTGGAATGAGGAAATCAAGAAGGCCAGCAGCGGCAAATACACCATCCGGCTGTTCGACGAGGAATCGTTTGCTGCCGTCCGAAAGGCCCAGCGCGCCGGCGAAGACATCCAATCGGTGAAGGCCCTCACCAATGTGGTGGTCAGCTTCCCCGGTGCCTACAAGGGTCCCTGGATCAACTCGGAAATTCTGGCCTCCGGAGTGGTCGGATTCGTGGCCTACGTGGCATTTTCCACACGCAGCAAACTATTGGCGTAA